From the Bacillota bacterium genome, the window CGCCCCGACACCATGTCCATGGCCACCACCCCCCGGCAGCGGCCCCCGGACACGATCAGATCGAGCATCAGCCACTCTTCGTACACCCGCACATTGCGCTTCACCGCCTGCTCGTACAGGGTGTGCAGCATGGCGTGGCCGGTACGGTCCGCCGCAAAGCACCCCCTGGGAAACCCGGCCCCGCCGAAGGGACGCTGGGCGATCTTGCCCTCCGGGGTCCGCGAAAAGGGGCAGCCCCAGTTTTCCACCTCGTAGATGCGCAGGGGACCGAGGGTGGTGAGCAACTCAACGGCATCCTGATCGGCCAGATAGTCCGCGCCCTTTATGGTGTCAAAGGCGTGCTTGTCCGGATTGTCGTCCCGGCCCTCGGGATGGTTCCCCAGGGCAGCGTTGATGCCGCCCTGGGCCGCCACCGAGTGCGAGCGCACCGGGTGCACCCGCGTCAGCACCGCCACGTCCTCACCGGCCGCCTCGATGGCCGCCCGCAGCCCGGCCAGTCCCGCTCCCACCACCAGGATGCGATGATATGGCATGTCAGCTACCCCCCGTCAAGGCCGGTGACGATCCGTCACATGCCCAGGTATGCCGAGCGCACGCGGGGATCGTTGAGGAGCTCCCGCGCACCCCCGGACAGCACGATGCGGCCGCTTTCCAGCACGTAGGCCCGGTCGGCGTTTTCCAGGGCGCCGTAAACGTCCTGCTCCACCAGGAGCACCGTTATGCCGGCATCGCGGATGTCTTTGATGGTGCTGAGGAGATGCTCGACCAGGAGGGGAGCCAGACCCAGGGACATCTCGTCGATCAGGAGCAGGCGGGGATGGGCCATGAGACCGCGGGCGAGAGCGCACATCTGCTGTTCCCCACCGCTCAGCGTGCCGGCCAGCTGGTTTTCGCGCTCCTTCAGGCGGGGGAACAGCTCATACACCCGTTCCAGATCTGCCGTCACACCCGCCGGCTCCCGCCGCAGGTAGGACCCCATGAGCAGGTTCTCCCGCACGGTGAGAGCAGCGAACAGGCGCCTCCCCTGGGGGACGAGGGAAATCCCAAGGCCGGCAATCTCCTCGGCCGGCCTTCCCGTGATGTCCTGGCCGGCGAAGGTCACCCGGCCCGACAGGGGGGAAAGCAGACCGGCGACTGTCGAGAGGAGAGTGGTCTTGCCCGCCCCGTTGGAACCTATGAGGGCCACCACCTCTCCCTCCGCCACATCCAGGTCAACGCTCCAGAGCACCTGGCTTGCCCCGTATGCCACGTCCAGGCCCAGGACCGAGAGAAGCACGGCCCGCCACCCCCTCACATTCCCGCCAGCCGGCGCGCGTACCGCTCGCCGAAATACGCCGAGATGACGGCCTCGTTCTGCACGATCTCACCGGGAGATCCCTCGGC encodes:
- a CDS encoding FAD-binding protein, producing MPYHRILVVGAGLAGLRAAIEAAGEDVAVLTRVHPVRSHSVAAQGGINAALGNHPEGRDDNPDKHAFDTIKGADYLADQDAVELLTTLGPLRIYEVENWGCPFSRTPEGKIAQRPFGGAGFPRGCFAADRTGHAMLHTLYEQAVKRNVRVYEEWLMLDLIVSGGRCRGVVAMDMVSGR
- a CDS encoding ABC transporter ATP-binding protein; the protein is MLLSVLGLDVAYGASQVLWSVDLDVAEGEVVALIGSNGAGKTTLLSTVAGLLSPLSGRVTFAGQDITGRPAEEIAGLGISLVPQGRRLFAALTVRENLLMGSYLRREPAGVTADLERVYELFPRLKERENQLAGTLSGGEQQMCALARGLMAHPRLLLIDEMSLGLAPLLVEHLLSTIKDIRDAGITVLLVEQDVYGALENADRAYVLESGRIVLSGGARELLNDPRVRSAYLGM